One segment of Drosophila mauritiana strain mau12 chromosome 3R, ASM438214v1, whole genome shotgun sequence DNA contains the following:
- the LOC117144144 gene encoding mitochondrial import receptor subunit TOM20 homolog: protein MIGVTGTFKVLAAISGILFMGYCVYFDKQRRSDPDFKKKLHDRRIQRSLASVKSAASVPMSERDVELYFMTQIHKGETLITNGDVEGGVEHLINAMLVCGQPAKLLQLLQSTLPVDIFKAMLIKLNAYEASHRCLPFLVDDEATSSL from the coding sequence ATGATTGGAGTCACGGGAACTTTCAAGGTGCTGGCGGCCATATCGGGCATACTGTTCATGGGCTATTGCGTGTACTTCGACAAACAGCGTCGCAGTGATCCGGATTTCAAGAAGAAGTTGCACGACCGCAGGATCCAACGCTCATTGGCATCCGTGAAGTCAGCGGCATCGGTTCCCATGAGCGAGCGGGACGTCGAATTGTACTTCATGACCCAGATACACAAGGGCGAGACCCTGATCACAAACGGCGATGTTGAGGGAGGCGTGGAGCATTTAATCAACGCGATGCTCGTCTGCGGCCAGCCGGCAAaactgctgcagttgctccagAGCACCTTGCCCGTGGATATCTTCAAGGCGATGCTGATCAAGTTAAACGCCTACGAGGCCTCGCACCGCTGTTTGCCCTTTTTAGTGGATGATGAGGCTACCAGTAGCCTTTGA